Proteins from a single region of Cydia pomonella isolate Wapato2018A chromosome 13, ilCydPomo1, whole genome shotgun sequence:
- the LOC133524335 gene encoding neurofilament heavy polypeptide, with amino-acid sequence MKVLLLCMAFAAVALAMPVAEEKPEVPTVPEIKAEAIEPKPEEKPAEEKKPEESPESKKSEEPKKEEAAQPKKEEAAEPKKEEVLGPKKEAPEAKKEEASPEAKSAPVEEKAKEEPKPEAQPEEKKEAAPEPKSAPAEPQSEAKKEEKPEESKPEEKREEPEPKPEAKSAESQATVKEVANEEPAPKPSVPQEVIDVVSAVRSPAAIADDEADPAAIIPTPVKKIDLPVEAKSAQPETPVKAEDPKAPKAEEKASEPAKKPAENAAPSTEAKEAPAAPSDDSLRVVRDTVDDKVKAAAVEQPKAVEPKPEEPKAEEKSAEPAKEAAKVESPKEEVKEVKSAKAEEPVKAEDPKKEEKPEEPKKAESEAEKPSEPEVKAAKEEKKPEEKKEVKAEKTEVKAEKPLGDAPADSSDESGESSEKENSKETNSSEESKEQS; translated from the coding sequence ATGAAGGTCTTACTATTATGTATGGCCTTTGCGGCCGTAGCTCTGGCCATGCCCGTGGCTGAGGAGAAACCCGAAGTACCTACTGTTCCTGAAATAAAGGCTGAAGCAATTGAACCTAAACCTGAAGAAAAACCTGCTGAAGAGAAGAAGCCTGAAGAGTCCCCAGAATCTAAGAAATCAGAAGAACCTAAAAAGGAGGAAGCGGCCCAGCCCAAGAAAGAAGAAGCCGCTGAGCCGAAGAAAGAGGAAGTATTAGGGCCTAAAAAAGAAGCTCCTGAAGCCAAAAAAGAAGAGGCATCTCCTGAAGCCAAGAGTGCGCCAGTAGAAGAGAAGGCCAAGGAAGAACCGAAACCTGAAGCTCAGCCCGAAGAAAAGAAAGAAGCTGCTCCTGAACCCAAGTCGGCTCCTGCTGAGCCTCAGTCTGAGGCAAAGAAGGAAGAGAAGCCTGAAGAATCTAAACCAGAAGAGAAACGCGAGGAGCCTGAACCCAAACCCGAAGCTAAATCCGCTGAATCTCAGGCTACTGTTAAAGAGGTTGCCAATGAAGAACCTGCCCCTAAGCCATCTGTACCGCAAGAAGTCATTGACGTAGTAAGTGCTGTCAGAAGCCCGGCGGCTATAGCTGACGATGAGGCAGACCCCGCCGCAATCATCCCCACGCCAGTGAAGAAAATTGACTTGCCTGTCGAAGCCAAAAGCGCACAGCCTGAGACGCCCGTAAAGGCCGAAGACCCTAAAGCTCCGAAAGCCGAAGAAAAGGCAAGCGAACCTGCTAAAAAACCCGCTGAGAACGCTGCTCCTTCAACTGAAGCCAAAGAGGCACCTGCTGCGCCCAGCGACGATAGCCTACGCGTAGTTCGCGATACCGTCGATGACAAAGTCAAGGCTGCTGCTGTTGAGCAGCCTAAAGCTGTGGAGCCTAAACCCGAGGAGCCTAAGGCCGAGGAAAAGTCCGCTGAGCCCGCCAAAGAAGCCGCTAAAGTAGAATCTCCGAAAGAGGAGGTCAAGGAAGTGAAATCTGCTAAGGCCGAAGAGCCCGTTAAAGCCGAAGACCCTAAAAAGGAGGAGAAGCCTGAGGAACCTAAGAAAGCTGAATCAGAAGCAGAAAAACCCAGCGAACCTGAGGTCAAAGCAGCCAAAGAAGAGAAGAAGCCTGAGGAAAAGAAAGAAGTAAAAGCTGAGAAGACCGAAGTAAAAGCCGAGAAACCCTTAGGAGATGCCCCAGCAGACAGTTCTGACGAGAGTGGGGAAAGCAGCGAAAAAGAAAACAGCAAAGAGACAAACTCTTCAGAGGAGAGTAAGGAACAGTCTTAG